The sequence below is a genomic window from Kitasatospora kifunensis.
CGTTGCAGGGCCGGCGAGTTGAGCAGGCCACCGGCGGCGTCGAGTACCACGACGGACGGGGCCGTCCCACGGTCCATCCAGCGCTTGCCCTGGCGGACCAGCCGCATCCCGGGGGACGCCTGCGCGGCGACCTCGACCGCCCGGGTCAGCTGATCGACCGTCAGACTTCCTTCACCCTCCACCACATGAGCGACACAGTGGCCCGGCCCCATGCCCAGGAACACCCACTCCATGGGCGAGACGGCACGAGCGTAGGGCTGGGCTCCGGAAGAGGTTTGAGCCTGCGGTGATCTCGGTATTGATCCACCACCGGGTTGAATACTCAAAGTTGATCACAATCTTTTTCAAGGCTCGGTCAACATCGCCGCGCGTGGCCAAGTAGTCTGCTAGTAGCCACGCTTGGCAATGTCGGCTCCCGAAGTGCCTTGGGGCTTCGCCTCGCTCGGCTTCCATCGGACGCTATGACCTCGCACCCGGGTTGAGAACCCCTTATCACCCCTACCTATGCCTGCTCAGGTGCTCACTCAGGCATTGAGGTAGGCGAGGACCGCGAGGACGCGTCGGTTGCTGTCGCTGTCCGGGGGCAGCATGAGCTTGACGAAGATGTTGGAGATGTGCTTGGCCGCCGCGCCCTCGGTGATGAAGAGGCGTTGCGCGATCGCGGTGTTGGAGCAGCCCTCGGCCATCAGCTCCAGGACGCCGCGCTCTCGTGCCGTGAGTGCGCCGAGCGGTTCGTCGCGTGCGTGGCTCACCATCAGTTGGGAGACCACGGCGGGGTCCATGGCGGTCCCGCCGGCGGCGACCCGGCGGATCGCGTCGATGAACTGCTCGTTGTCGAAGACGCTGTCCTTGAGCAGGTAGCCGATGCCGCCGGTGCCGTCGGCGAGCAGCTCCCTGGCGTACATCTGCTCGACGTGCTGGGAGAGCACGAGGATCGGGAGTTTGGGGATCTCGCGCCTGGCCTGGAGGGCGGCCTTGAGGCCTTCGGTGGTGAAGGTCGGCGGCAGTCGGACGTCGACGATCAGGATGTCGGGGCGATGCCTGGCGGCGGCTTCGAGCAGGTCGGGGCCGTTGTCGACGGCTGCCACGGTCTCGAAGCCGTAGGCGTCCAGGAGTTGGATCAGCCCCTGCCTCAGGAGGAAGAGGTCTTCAGCGAGGACAACACGCACGGTATCTCCATCTTGATTGCGGTCGGCCCGCCCAGCGGGCTACTGATGTCGAGGGTTCCGTCGAAGGTGGCCAGCCGGCGGCGGATGCCGTGCAGGCCGGTTCCCTTGGTGGCGTCGGCACCGCCGCGGCCGTCGTCGACGACCCAGGCGTGCAGCATGGCGCCGTCGTGCCAGGCGTTGACCTCGACGTGCTCGGCGTCGGAGTACTTCAGGGCGTTGGTCAGCAGCTCGGACACCGCGAAGTACAGGGCGGACTCCAGTGGTGGCGGCACCTCGCCCGCGATGCCCACCGTCACCTCGACCTGGAGCGGGCTGGCCAGGCCGAGGGCGCGCAGCGCGTCGGCCAGGCCGCGTTCGGCGAGGATCGGGGGGTGGATGCCGCGCACCAGGTCGCGCAGCTCACGCAGGGCCGAGACGGAGGAGGTGCGGGCGTCGAGCAGTAGTCTGCGGGCCTCGGTCGAGTCGCTGCCGAGGTGGCGTTCGAGCGCCCCGAGGGTCATGCCGAGGCTGACCAGCCTGGCCTGGGCGCCGTCGTGCAGGTCGCGTTCGATCCGGCGCAGTTCGGCGGCGGCCGCGTCCAGGGCGCCGGACCGGGTCTCGGCCAGGTGCTGGACCCGGACGGTGAGCTGGGAGCCCTTGGTGGGGCCGAGCAGCAGGCGGGTGAAGTGCGCGTGCGCGGTGAGGAAGACCGGGCTGTACCAGACCCAGGCGACGAAGAGCGCCGCTGCCGCCAGCGCGCCCAGGACGGCGGTGGGCTGGCTCTGGATCGGGACGAAGAAGTACTCGCGCCCGGTGCCCTGCGCCCGCAGGATGGGCCGCCACAGGCCGCAGGCCAGCGCGAGCCCTTCGAGGACGTAGTAGAGCACCACGGCGGGCAGGAAGCCGATCATGCCGACGACCGAGTTGAGCAGCAGCCAGAGCAGGTCCCGCCAGCTGGCCGGGTCGGTCAGGATCCACTTGCAGCGGCGGATCCAGCCGACGATGTCCTTCTCGAACTCCTTGGGTTCCGGCCGGTAGGGAACGGGGACCTGGACACCCGCTCGGGCGGCCGCGCGCCGGTTGGCGTTGCACAGCCAGCGGACCCACTTGGTCACGATCGGCAGCATCACCGCGCCGATGCCGATGACGAAGAGAATCACGAAATAGGCGGTGATCAGGAACAGGCAGACGGAGAGCATGGCGCCCAGCGCGATCAGCACACCGACCACCAGGTCACCGCCGGCCCGGCGCAGGCGGGCGGGGAACTCGCGCAGGCCGTTCCTGATGCTCACCGGGGCTCGCACGGGCCCGCCCCATGGGATATGACGCAGTGGGATACGGCGCAGTGGGATATAGCGCAACGGGATATGGCGCGGAGCGATATGGGCGGCGCGGCTCGGTCGGTGGACGGGTCGGAGGAAGGGCGGTAAGCGAAGCACACCTGAGCGATCGTCCATCCGTGACAGCAGCGATCCCGCGAGCCTGTCCTACAAGTACGTACAGGACGTATCTGCTGGTCAGGCTAGCGGGTTTTTCTGATGAGCGCCACGT
It includes:
- a CDS encoding response regulator translates to MRVVLAEDLFLLRQGLIQLLDAYGFETVAAVDNGPDLLEAAARHRPDILIVDVRLPPTFTTEGLKAALQARREIPKLPILVLSQHVEQMYARELLADGTGGIGYLLKDSVFDNEQFIDAIRRVAAGGTAMDPAVVSQLMVSHARDEPLGALTARERGVLELMAEGCSNTAIAQRLFITEGAAAKHISNIFVKLMLPPDSDSNRRVLAVLAYLNA
- a CDS encoding sensor histidine kinase yields the protein MSIRNGLREFPARLRRAGGDLVVGVLIALGAMLSVCLFLITAYFVILFVIGIGAVMLPIVTKWVRWLCNANRRAAARAGVQVPVPYRPEPKEFEKDIVGWIRRCKWILTDPASWRDLLWLLLNSVVGMIGFLPAVVLYYVLEGLALACGLWRPILRAQGTGREYFFVPIQSQPTAVLGALAAAALFVAWVWYSPVFLTAHAHFTRLLLGPTKGSQLTVRVQHLAETRSGALDAAAAELRRIERDLHDGAQARLVSLGMTLGALERHLGSDSTEARRLLLDARTSSVSALRELRDLVRGIHPPILAERGLADALRALGLASPLQVEVTVGIAGEVPPPLESALYFAVSELLTNALKYSDAEHVEVNAWHDGAMLHAWVVDDGRGGADATKGTGLHGIRRRLATFDGTLDISSPLGGPTAIKMEIPCVLSSLKTSSS